The sequence GCGAAGGCCATGACGGCGCGTTATTAAAAGTCGGCAAGGAACGACTGGCCATGTCAACGGATTCGTATGTGGTCAATCCGATTTTTTTTCCGGGAGGCAATATCGGCGATCTTGCTATCAATGGAACGATCAACGATCTGGCTATGTGCGGAGCCGTTCCGAAATTTCTTTCGGCAGGTTTTATTCTTGAAGAAGGCCT comes from bacterium and encodes:
- a CDS encoding hydrogenase expression/formation protein HypE; translation: MLDDSSKKNDSGLSDSLACPLPKNNYEQILLAHGGGGTLSHQLLQSVFMPAFRNSILSEGHDGALLKVGKERLAMSTDSYVVNPIFFPGGNIGDLAINGTINDLAMCGAVPKFLSAGFILEEGL